The DNA window tttttttgtttgtctaCACAGGGTATTCGGGTTTTCGGACTGGTAATATCTAATGACCCGACTAATCTCCTGCGACCCGAGAAAGGAGGTCCCACTCCACACCGAGCATTTGCACGCAGGACTCGAACCCTGGTTGGCCAGGACCTTTTGGTCGCCATACCCTAACTAGAGGGAGTGGATTGCTCGAGCTAGCCCGCGAGACCTATATTAACTCTATCATATCTACAACTAACTTGACTTGGGTGAGTTGACTACCAAGTAAAAGGCACATGATATTTGTTTAATTGTAGATTATGAGATCAAATCTTTATACTTGTCCTAAAATCCTGGGGTAATGCACTTTGACACCGAGTTGATCTTCTTGAACAATGAAAACTTTCAAAAAACTAGGCTAGACTTTTCGTTTTGATGATGgctatattaatatattttaaattaaagCGAGCAAGATGTCGTTTTATTTTCATGCACCATCTCTCAAAGTTAGAGTTTTCTTCACAGGAATGACATTTAACTTGAAAGTTTGGTTAAATATCGTATTGATCGTCaatatcaaaattgaaataagATCACAGAATTGTCATGCGATTTATGGGAGGGAGGAATTGGCCCTCCATATATAATGGGACGGTCCATTGCCCTTAGCCTAATGTTGTCCAATCATTTTCGTATATTTATTAAATGAGCCCTACCAAGTTCTTCATAGAGAGGCAAGATTCCATATGGAAGATGACTATTCGATTAGCAATAGAATAGACTCTTATCATCTGTAAAGCCAAGGATGGTGCTAGAAGAAATCCTCTGATTCCCTAATAATGGCGCCAATCTTATCGTTATATCTTCGTGCAGCATTTTCCCATTTCATAAAACAACAAGACTAGAGTCCACACTTGGCCTGAcgtacaaaacacaaaaaccaGGATGGCTCAATGGCGTTTGgtcaaacaagaaagaaaaaaaacaaaaaagagagaattTCTTAATGAGCATAAGAACCCTCCTGGATTTGCAActactaaataaaaaaaaaggatagatTAGGATTTGTAACTAATCTATTCCTCTAGGTTAGGATAGATTAGGTCATAAAAATGTTATCGTTGccataaaaaaatttataattaataaataaaaaataaaaaatatgagAAGAAAGAAGTGGGTGAAAGAGAGTTCAGTCCACACTTGGGTCTTGCACCAAACAAAGCGACCAAATCGAATTAATTCCGTGAAATTGATTGAAGTGTTCGATTTCTCTCTAAACCTCAGCGCTGATACGAGTACGAAAACTCAAAAAGTTTGTCCCAGGTACATAATTAATTCCTCAGACGAAAGGACTGGCCCAAACTTTTCTGGGTCTTCTTTTCAGCTAGCTAGATCAAATCGGAAAAGGTCGCTTATGCCAAGACTCAAACATCCCAATTCACGAGCCCATGACCATATATGGACTAATCAACGCTGTTTGCTTAAACTGTAAAAGTCAGATTTCTACATTTTGAGACTTGTACAAGACCCAAGTAAACTATGCACATTAGTCGAATACGACAATTTAATAAATATTCTTCTAAAGTTTAAATTTTAACTTTTGACAATACCAAATTCTACCCTTGAAATTTTGTCTAGTATCTAAACTCTTGATTTCAATCACGCATCACCTCACTGACGGCTTCAAACTAGCCTTCCGGGCTTTTTAAAtacgtttgataaaattgaaatctgaaaattcaaaattcgATGTTTGAATCCGTTGAGTTACTGAATTATTAattactaaatttgatacatttgagtaTATGTCACATTAACTGATAAATGAATATCTTATCGTTTATTTTTTTAGAGCAagttttgcttaaaaaattGAGCATCACTTAATTAATACACATGTTCTATCTTTTAGAATTAAACGCGTCCGAACATTTAAGCGTTGAATCGAATTGCGGCCAAACAAGGGCTTAATCTTGCATGCACGATGAACTCCCGGAGAATAAAGGATTAGAGGCCTCTTACAAGACGAAGACGCGGGACCGGTAGAATACCAGGAAAAAATTGTGGACTGGACGGGCTAAAACAAATTCCCTTAAGTTGCGGACCACCAAATTCTCCAATCAAAAATCTTGGCTAGGTTCATTACATCTGTCTATTTGACCCAACGTAAGGCAATCCGAACCCACATGTCAGCCGCGACCACTCCACCCCAACCCCATGCAGGTTGTGCAATCAAAGTCTGTAACATGGTGGCTGCTGCAGCTGCTGCTCAATATCTTTGCTTGGGATGCCCTAAAGATCTTGGTCGTATGCATGTCTTCCCCAACTCAGATACCAACTTCATTTAATGAATCACAACTTCTTCGCATTCATTTCGTAGGCTGCTCTGTCACTTAAAATTAACCACTACTTGTATAATCCGTCTATGGTCccaaaatttcagcaatacaACATCACTctccgttttttttttttcaagtcatGGAAGGAACTTCCCATCTTAAGCAGTTAAGCTACGGCAAGGCTCCCACCTTGTCCCAAGATTATGGCACCACTTTTATCATCCCATGCGTCCATGTATAGTTCTGTCGGTTATGAATTTTATGTAAATTTCCTTAGAGATGATCAGAATGCTAGGGTTGATTTGTGATTAATCTAAAGATGAATTCATAAGCAACCAACAACCTTacggaaaagaagaaaaagttgcTGCATTATTGCGGAACATTCGTGTTATTCAGTTACCAGTTTATTAGTGATCTCAGGATCTCATAATTAAAATACTACCAAGTAATGATACTTTTTGGTAGTACGGACAGTTCCCTTGAACTCCTTCAGACTTTTGGGTACGTGACATCACATACACAGACACAGTTGCGTGCAGCCACCGGAAAACACAACGAGCTTGTCGAAACTGACTGATAAAAGTTGAGTGCACTCTCCTGTTATATataaggaagaaggaaaaaaaaaaagataaaaaagagCCATGACAGATGTTATTTTGATCCTTCCCCTTTCTTGGGATAATTTTATACTAAGCTACAAAATGCTGATTAGCCTCGACGGCTGATTACCTAGCAATAAATTAATCAGTGATTATTATCTaagcaaaataataaaatgttaTATGTACAAAATCTTCCTAATCCTAAAAAATGGCAGCATTTTCCGCAATGCTGTCCAACTTCTCTAGTTTCTTTCTTTAGTACTGAATTCTTCATGCACTAGTTGTGGATTGGCGGTTTTCTTTTGGCCGGAGAATAATCCATCCCAGCTATGTCTAATATGTCCGGATAATGATCGAGGGCTGTCTCCGGCGGGTGGTGAGTCAATGGTGATGAATTAACcgagaaattttcttcttttccaccTGATCTGTCACTACTTGATTGGCCCTCCAGTACCGGCTCAGCTTTCTTATAATTTCCTTGGTGATCATTCTTGTCATTCTGTGCATGAACCATGGAGTTATGTAAAGAAGAGAGTGAGTAAAAGAGAGGGGTTTGTTTCTATGGGTTTTTCCCCCCCTTTTTACGGCGTAAATTAAGTAGAGTACTATTTAGCAGAAGTTGAAACCAACCTtcgaggtggtggtggtggtagtGGTGGGGGTCGTGCTAGAAGGAGAGAGAGTTTTTTTCATAACTTTTCTATTTGATCCTGCAAACAGTTGAGGAAAATAAACCATTTTCAGAACCATTTGGGAAATGAGACCCAAGGTATAGTAGTGCTAATTGATTTGCAATTTCTCAGAACAGCATTTCCATGATTCAATATCTAAGCAACTCTTTAAAGTATCAAATCTTAGATCACTACATGAACAATATCCACCAAAACGTTGAACCTCAGCTACTCAAGTTAAAcaaccttcttttcttttcgaaGTGCTATGCTTGAAGGACAAGGATAGAATTAattaattgtccaaaaattgaagatgaaagagaaaatttaatcatactactactactactactaataGTAGGAAGAGATTTAGTGATGCTTAGGGTTGTGAATCTTTGGTCCATAGTAATCTTCGTGGATGCTTGGTAACCAATGATGGGAATGCTTTGTTACTCTAGAAGAAACTCTTGTGTTCTTGGTACCTAATTCTGAGCCATGACTCTCCACGCTAGGGTTCACCTGATCTTCAACTCCAATACTACTACTGCTCAAATCACTTTTGCCTTCCTGCATGCATTAAAAGAATAATCAATTATAATTTTTTACAGTTTGTACAAATCTTGGAGAAAATTAAGGGGAAAACACAAGTTGTGATAGTTAGGAAATCATAAATCATGAAATGTTGTTGCACTTGGATACTCACATGGACTTTGTGTTGTTCTGCTAAGGGAGAATCCTTTATCAAGCGTGCACCTATGAAATGGTCAGAAATAATTCAGTATGAAAAACACTATTATAAAAGAAGTGCCGCGCTGAAGGAACATATACTGCATAAACGCATGTACCTTGAGCTTGATGATCAACTAGGATTGACAGAAGTAGAAGAGAGATTATCGAAAACTTCCTCATTCTGGGCTAGCTTGTCAGAAAAGTGTGCTGCTAAGTGGAGCAGAAGACTGTAAATGATTGGCAGATTTTTGGGAAATCTTTAAAGGTTGAAGTTATGGTAGGAAACAGAATGTGAATCTTCTTGGCCTCCTGAAAAACCTGAGCTATGCGTTAAAGCAGGTGAATTGTCTCGAAACACAAGGAGGGCCAGCGCAGGGGTATATATATACAGTGAGAAGGGCTATGGCTCCACTTATAATTTAAAGAGCGTGGCATTGTATATTAGGGGATTTACATATATGCCTTCTGTGTTCATTTTTTTAATACTACTTTTCTTCCTCGAAAGAGATCTTAAACTTTTTGATAAAGAAAAGGTTGATTATGAAATTTCAAGTCATGGTTGGAGGGGAACAAAATGTCCACGCAAAATATAGGGGGCACCATTTTCATAAAAGCGAGAGAACTTAGGTGACCATATCCCAAACAAGATGCCACTTGCTagaaactaaaagaaaagagtTAAAAGTACaatatcttttgtatcttttTTTGCATTATTGCCCGGTACAGCAGGCTTTGGATGTCTCATCTGTTGGGTGGTCGTCCTAAATCTTTGCTCATTTCGTAAGTGACTACACTTGGTCTCTATCAAATATTTGCCACAAGGCACAAACATCCCACATTGTCAAAAAGCTTGATCTTACTTTTCATGGATCCATGCAAATTGTAACAGTGTGAATCCAAGAGGCATATCCCACAATTGTGAATGATTGGCCAATCGCTGACCATCCCCTGCCCCATGAATCTATTATGATAGTTTCTCATCATTCAAGGTTCCTTCTTTTCACCTCCTCAACTAGACAATTACCTTTCCATTTCTGTGATTAATCTTATCACGTGGCCCCTGATATATACGTATAGCGTCCAAGTCCAATGATCAAAATCTATCAGTTGGACAGCACGAACAGTGAAGGAGCTAGACTTGACAACAACCTGATGGGAGGATTAAGGAAAGCCGTAAATTCAAGCCTGGGATAAGACTAGAAGCAGCCTGTGTTTTTGTTCACGACTGTTGATGGTAATTGGCATTTTGGAAGCACATGCAATTTTGTCCCTGAAGTCAATTCCACTCGATTAATATATTAGCTTGACTTAGTTCGACCAGTAAATTCTCCTCGTATCTTTGTTCAAAATCTTTGGACTCTCCCGTAAGAAGGTGAATCCAAGTTCCGCTTGAATTCAAAGGTGTTAACTAGCTAGTCCAAAACTAAATCCCCTACCAAAAAGAGGGGGAAGATGCCTGACAATAGAAAACCATCACAATTAACttgtgaaaaacaaaaaaaattcgtTGTAGTGTTCTATCAGATTAAGCAATTTGTGAAATTTAATTTTCGTTATGTGTAGCTTGGCATATGAAATTATTCAAACACtattttgtttctaaaattaattttctagACCCAAAAATTTTCCCATTTGCTCTCCCAAGTTCTGCATAAAGTTTCCTATGTGCGAGCTTTTAACTCAATAAGAACTTGCTCCTTTATTGTTGATTCTACTGTGTTTCTTTCGTTCCTCTTAAGTCTATTTCTTTACGGAAATGGGGGCGGCcctttataattattggtggcgcttcaaagaaagaaagaaagaaggaaagaaaagaaaagaaaacaaaccgTTAGAGAGCAGGTGTGAAAAATGAATGAGGAGGGTCAAAGGACGTGCCACGTCGTCACCAACATAAGGGGTCATAGCCCATGTGTCGAGGGAAACAAGAAAGTAAATGCGACGGCGACGGAGGACAGTCGCCGGTCCCCCGTCGTGTCCATGCACTACAGTGAATACGGGTAAAATTGACATTATCAGGCGTGGCCGGTCTTGTCTTTTGTGGGACTCCGATCACCGTCCAGACTGAGGTGAGCACCATCCACGTGGACGTCTCCATCTAGGTCCCACGGGGAGAGTGACGTGGCGCAGAAGTTGGCCACGTGGATGCCAATGGCTCATGCTTTCTGCTTCTTCTTTAGGTGACAGAGAAACAGACCCAATGGGCGACCTTGTGGGGTGAGTTGAGCTACTTGCGGCCAATTCTTTTACTAgtccaaaaaatatatatatatatttaaaatttgaaactgTGGATCGGTTTAATTTCCGGGTCGTCGCAAAAATGCTTCATTTCAAGGTCCTTTCTACTTTTCTTTGCATTAAAACGATCCTCtttaatttccattttcatgggttttttttttttttttggggggggttGGCTCATGCAAATTGCTTATCAAGAAATTTTAGCTCAGTAACTTCAAAACCACGATCATATGCTGAAACGGGATCCAGAACAATCGTTCCAATGCAAATAGTACTTTGACAAGGTGTATCCACGGTTACAGCATTTTTTTCCAGCATAAAA is part of the Coffea eugenioides isolate CCC68of chromosome 6, Ceug_1.0, whole genome shotgun sequence genome and encodes:
- the LOC113775565 gene encoding uncharacterized protein LOC113775565 translates to MRKFSIISLLLLSILVDHQAQGARLIKDSPLAEQHKVHEGKSDLSSSSIGVEDQVNPSVESHGSELGSNRKVMKKTLSPSSTTPTTTTTTTSKNDKNDHQGNYKKAEPVLEGQSSSDRSGGKEENFSVNSSPLTHHPPETALDHYPDILDIAGMDYSPAKRKPPIHN